Proteins encoded within one genomic window of Pongo pygmaeus isolate AG05252 chromosome 6, NHGRI_mPonPyg2-v2.0_pri, whole genome shotgun sequence:
- the HTR5A gene encoding 5-hydroxytryptamine receptor 5A — MDLPVNLTSFSLSTPSPLETNHSLGKDDLRPSSPLLSVFGVLILTLLGFLVAATFAWNLLVLATILRVRTFHRVPHNLVASMAISDVLVAALVMPLSLVHELSGRRWQLGRRLCQLWIACDVLCCTASIWNVTAIALDRYWSITRHMEYTLRTRKCVSNVMIALTWALSAVISLAPLLFGWGETYSEGSEECQVSREPSYAVFSTVGAFYLPLCVVLFVYWKIYKAAKFRVGSRKTNSVSPISEGVEVKDSAKQPQMVFTVRHATVTFQTEGDTWREQKEQRAALMVGILIGVFALCWIPFFLTELISPLCSCDIPAIWKSIFLWLGYSNSFFNPLIYTAFNKNYNSAFKNFFSRQH; from the exons ATGGATTTACCTGTGAACCTAACCTCCTTTTCCCtctccaccccctcccctttGGAGACCAACCACAGCCTTGGCAAAGACGATCTGCGCCCCAGCTCGCCCCTACTCTCGGTCTTCGGAGTGCTTATTCTTACCTTGCTGGGTTTTCTGGTGGCGGCGACGTTCGCCTGGAACCTGCTGGTGCTGGCGACCATCCTCCGTGTACGCACCTTCCACCGCGTGCCCCACAACCTGGTGGCGTCCATGGCCATCTCGGATGTCCTGGTGGCCGCGTTGGTCATGCCGCTGAGCCTGGTGCACGAGCTGTCCGGGCGCCGCTGGCAGCTGGGTCGGAGGCTGTGCCAGCTGTGGATCGCGTGTGACGTGCTCTGCTGCACGGCCAGCATCTGGAACGTGACGGCCATAGCCCTGGACCGCTACTGGTCCATCACGCGCCACATGGAATACACGCTCCGCACCCGCAAGTGCGTCTCCAACGTCATGATCGCGCTCACCTGGGCACTCTCCGCTGTCATCTCTCTGGCCCCGCTGCTTTTTGGCTGGGGAGAGACGTACTCTGAGGGCAGCGAGGAGTGCCAGGTAAGCCGCGAGCCTTCCTACGCCGTGTTCTCCACCGTAGGCGCCTTCTACCTGCCGCTCTGTGTGGTGCTCTTCGTGTACTGGAAGATCTACAAGGCTGCCAAGTTCCGCGTGGGCTCCAGGAAGACCAATAGCGTCTCACCCATATCCGAGGGTGTGGAG GTGAAGGACTCTGCCAAACAGCCCCAGATGGTGTTCACGGTCCGCCATGCCACCGTCACCTTCCAGACAGAAGGGGACACGTGGCGGGAGCAGAAGGAGCAGCGGGCCGCCCTCATGGTGGGCATCCTCATTGGTGTGTTCGCGCTCTGCTGGATCCCCTTCTTTCTCACCGAGCTCATCAGTCCCCTCTGCTCCTGTGACATCCCCGCCATCTGGAAAAGCATCTTCCTGTGGCTTGGCTACTCCAACTCCTTCTTTAACCCCCTGATCTATACGGCTTTCAACAAGAACTACAACAGCGCCTTCAAGAACTTCTTTTCTAGGCAACACTGA